The Deltaproteobacteria bacterium genome has a segment encoding these proteins:
- a CDS encoding CopG family transcriptional regulator, with protein sequence MKTKKTAKSSAEFDRRFDSSEDIHDIIDMSKAKLIRHGKKVRLTLDVAESLVNDIDTIREAIGVDRGALIKVCLHERVKQEKSAHDEQI encoded by the coding sequence ATGAAAACGAAAAAAACGGCTAAAAGCAGCGCTGAATTTGATCGCCGCTTTGACTCCAGTGAAGATATCCATGACATTATTGACATGTCTAAGGCAAAGCTTATACGTCATGGGAAAAAGGTGCGACTTACACTGGATGTTGCGGAATCACTGGTTAACGACATTGACACAATCCGTGAAGCGATCGGTGTTGATCGCGGGGCGTTGATAAAGGTTTGTCTGCATGAGAGGGTAAAGCAGGAAAAATCTGCACATGATGAGCAGATATAA
- a CDS encoding BrnT family toxin → MKFEWDSDKSSSNKSTHGIDFDTAKELWLDENRIEIHAPHPVEDRWIVISKLQKKIWIVIGKLQKKIWIAIYTNRNEAIRIISVRRANKKEVELYENEKNG, encoded by the coding sequence ATGAAGTTTGAATGGGATTCCGACAAGAGCAGTTCAAACAAATCTACACACGGCATCGACTTTGATACGGCAAAAGAGTTGTGGCTGGATGAAAACCGCATTGAAATCCATGCGCCACATCCCGTAGAAGACAGATGGATCGTGATCAGCAAGCTCCAAAAGAAGATATGGATCGTGATCGGCAAGCTCCAAAAGAAGATATGGATCGCAATTTACACCAACCGCAATGAAGCAATCCGTATCATTTCGGTCAGACGGGCAAACAAAAAGGAGGTAGAACTATATGAAAACGAAAAAAACGGCTAA
- a CDS encoding glycoside hydrolase, with protein MKDNSPIHVAFLWHMHQPLYKDPVDGRYPLPWVRLHGTKDYYDMVHILERYPSIHQTVNIVPSLLEQLIDYTEGRAKDRFLDVTTKPADILTLDDKRFLLDKFFFANWENMIMPFPRYWELLKKRGLHSYNGNFSEAIRYYAVQDFLDLQVLFNLAWIDPLLRDDDDFLKGLEKKGQYFTEDEKSRLIEKQYDILKIIIHEYRKMQDLGIIELSTSPYYHPILPLLCDTDSARDAMPWVVLPNSRFVHPEDAMEQIAKGIRYHENVFGKKPAGMWPPEGGVSEDAVSLIARHGINWIATDERILEQSLGKHIRRDDNNRCLDPHILYKPYKMLKGGNEIAMVFRDRILSDLIGFVYSKWDAGKAADDLVERLLYIRESLGSEIEGHLVTIVLDGENAWEYYKNDGNDFLNALYSKISSNNLIKCVTIGE; from the coding sequence ATGAAAGACAACTCACCCATTCATGTGGCATTTCTCTGGCATATGCACCAGCCGTTATATAAAGACCCTGTAGATGGCAGGTATCCCCTGCCGTGGGTCAGACTGCATGGGACAAAGGATTATTATGATATGGTGCATATACTTGAAAGGTATCCCAGTATCCACCAGACAGTCAATATTGTGCCGTCCCTTTTAGAGCAGCTCATAGACTACACAGAAGGCAGGGCAAAGGATAGATTTCTGGATGTTACAACAAAACCTGCGGATATATTGACTTTGGATGACAAGAGATTTCTCTTAGATAAGTTTTTCTTTGCCAACTGGGAGAATATGATAATGCCGTTTCCAAGATACTGGGAATTGCTTAAAAAAAGGGGGCTGCATTCATACAATGGCAATTTCTCTGAAGCCATACGCTACTATGCTGTGCAGGACTTTCTGGACCTGCAGGTTCTTTTCAATCTTGCGTGGATAGACCCTTTACTTCGTGATGACGATGACTTTCTTAAAGGACTTGAAAAAAAAGGGCAGTATTTTACAGAAGATGAAAAATCAAGGCTTATAGAAAAGCAGTATGATATTTTAAAAATCATAATCCATGAATACAGGAAAATGCAGGACTTGGGTATTATTGAACTGTCAACCTCTCCGTACTATCATCCGATACTGCCGCTTTTATGCGATACTGACTCTGCCAGAGATGCAATGCCGTGGGTGGTTTTGCCAAATTCAAGATTCGTCCACCCTGAAGATGCAATGGAGCAGATAGCAAAGGGCATTAGATACCATGAAAATGTCTTTGGCAAGAAGCCTGCTGGTATGTGGCCTCCAGAAGGGGGTGTAAGTGAAGATGCAGTATCTTTAATAGCAAGACATGGTATTAACTGGATTGCAACTGATGAGAGGATACTGGAGCAGTCTTTAGGCAAACATATAAGGAGGGATGATAACAACAGATGTCTTGACCCGCATATATTGTATAAACCATATAAGATGCTGAAGGGTGGTAATGAGATTGCGATGGTCTTCAGGGACCGCATACTTTCTGACTTAATCGGGTTTGTTTATTCAAAATGGGATGCAGGAAAGGCTGCAGATGACCTTGTTGAAAGGTTGTTATACATCAGGGAATCCCTTGGCAGCGAGATAGAGGGTCATCTTGTCACAATAGTTCTGGATGGTGAAAATGCATGGGAATATTATAAAAATGATGGGAATGATTTTTTAAATGCCCTGTATTCAAAAATAAGCAGTAATAATTTGATAAAGTGTGTGACGATAGGCGAATGA
- a CDS encoding YajQ family cyclic di-GMP-binding protein — protein sequence MPSFDIVSKVDTQEVDNAVHQAVKEISQRYDFKGSKSEIRWEKKGEIIVIGDDDYKLMAVIDVLQGKMVKRGVSLKALEYGKIEDASGGLKRQVIKIRQGIPTEKAKEIVKIIKDGDIKVQPQIQDEQVRVTGKKRDDLQAVIQMLKAKDMEINLQFVNMRD from the coding sequence ATGCCGTCTTTTGATATTGTTTCAAAGGTAGACACACAGGAGGTTGACAATGCGGTTCATCAGGCTGTAAAGGAAATCAGCCAGAGGTATGATTTTAAAGGTTCAAAGAGTGAGATAAGGTGGGAGAAGAAAGGGGAGATAATAGTTATAGGTGACGATGACTATAAACTGATGGCAGTTATAGATGTTCTGCAAGGGAAGATGGTGAAAAGGGGTGTTTCTTTAAAGGCACTGGAATATGGAAAGATTGAAGATGCATCAGGCGGTTTAAAGAGACAGGTGATAAAAATCAGACAGGGCATACCAACTGAAAAGGCAAAGGAAATCGTTAAGATTATAAAAGACGGTGACATAAAGGTTCAGCCGCAGATTCAGGATGAACAGGTAAGGGTAACAGGAAAGAAAAGGGATGACCTTCAGGCAGTTATCCAGATGTTAAAGGCAAAGGATATGGAGATAAATCTGCAGTTTGTAAATATGAGAGATTGA
- a CDS encoding TldD/PmbA family protein, with the protein MIKGIDPFEILKTALKKGGDFADIYFEETVNTSIVCEEDRIEKVISGRDVGCGIRVIFDYKTAYGYTNDISQKGLITLAETVNQAVKKGETERDIALTHKNISAGFFIKIPPHSIPLLEKVEIVNRANMAARRTDKRVQQVKVVYGDGARRMAVINSEGAWAEEDKTSILFFVNVVAVEGDVLQTGYEPVGGCMGIEILEDMPPEQIAETAARRAIILLNSRMATGGKMPVILSSSAGGTMIHEAIGHGLEADLSQQCLSVYSNKIGEQVASPLITVIDDATIPNKRGSFFFDDEGTKGQKTVLVENGILKGYMYDRLTAMKDGKRSTGNGRRESYLHRPIPRMTNTLIAPGKTGPQEIIASLEKGLLVKKMGGGQVNTVNGDFVFEVTEGYLIENGKISEPVRGATLAGNGPKVLKDIDMVGSDLGFGIGTCGKDAQGVPVSDAQPTLRIPEIVVGGDVR; encoded by the coding sequence CTGATTAAGGGTATTGACCCGTTTGAAATCCTGAAAACTGCACTCAAAAAAGGCGGAGACTTTGCTGATATATACTTTGAAGAGACTGTAAATACATCAATTGTCTGCGAAGAAGACAGGATTGAAAAGGTTATATCTGGCAGGGATGTCGGCTGCGGAATAAGGGTTATATTTGATTATAAAACCGCATACGGATATACAAATGACATTTCACAGAAAGGGCTGATTACCCTTGCTGAAACTGTAAATCAGGCAGTTAAAAAAGGAGAGACAGAAAGGGATATTGCACTCACTCATAAAAATATTTCAGCAGGGTTTTTTATAAAGATACCTCCTCATAGTATCCCCCTTTTAGAGAAGGTTGAGATTGTAAACAGGGCAAACATGGCAGCGAGGCGGACAGATAAAAGGGTCCAACAGGTTAAGGTTGTATATGGTGATGGAGCAAGAAGGATGGCTGTTATAAATAGTGAAGGTGCATGGGCAGAGGAAGATAAAACAAGCATACTCTTTTTTGTGAATGTTGTTGCTGTGGAGGGTGATGTCCTTCAAACAGGTTATGAACCTGTTGGCGGCTGCATGGGTATAGAGATATTAGAAGATATGCCGCCTGAACAGATTGCCGAAACAGCGGCACGAAGGGCAATTATCTTGTTAAATTCAAGAATGGCGACTGGCGGCAAGATGCCTGTAATATTATCAAGCAGTGCAGGCGGCACAATGATTCATGAGGCAATAGGACATGGACTGGAGGCTGATTTATCACAGCAGTGCCTTTCAGTCTATTCAAATAAGATTGGCGAACAGGTTGCATCCCCTCTTATAACTGTAATAGATGATGCGACAATCCCAAATAAACGGGGTTCATTCTTTTTTGATGATGAGGGCACAAAGGGGCAGAAGACTGTGCTTGTTGAAAATGGTATTCTTAAAGGTTATATGTATGATAGACTTACTGCAATGAAGGATGGGAAAAGGTCTACAGGCAACGGCAGACGGGAATCTTACCTTCATAGACCGATACCAAGGATGACAAATACCCTGATTGCACCGGGTAAAACAGGCCCGCAGGAGATAATCGCATCTCTTGAAAAGGGGCTTCTGGTAAAAAAGATGGGAGGGGGGCAGGTTAATACGGTAAATGGTGATTTTGTGTTTGAGGTTACAGAGGGGTATCTCATAGAAAATGGTAAAATATCAGAGCCTGTGAGAGGCGCCACATTAGCAGGGAATGGCCCAAAGGTTCTGAAAGATATTGATATGGTGGGCAGTGATTTAGGTTTTGGTATTGGCACATGCGGTAAGGATGCTCAGGGTGTGCCTGTTTCAGATGCCCAGCCAACACTGCGCATACCAGAGATAGTTGTTGGAGGAGATGTGAGATAG
- the thiE gene encoding thiamine phosphate synthase: MPKFYPIIDTSQVLLSRIDDITRTIIQAGARLIQLRGKDISTRKFVDTANIIRPIAKKNNAAFIINDRVDIAVLVGADGVHLGQGDLPIEEARRLLGDEKIIGISTHNEDEAKDAQTRGADYISFGPIFTTKTKKDAQEPKGILELKKIRTKVNSPIAAIGGITLENAQDVYRAGADSAAVISDILKSDDIKDRVKRFISL, from the coding sequence ATGCCAAAGTTCTATCCAATTATAGATACATCTCAAGTTTTGCTTTCAAGAATAGATGACATTACAAGAACTATTATTCAAGCAGGTGCAAGGCTCATACAATTAAGAGGAAAAGACATTTCCACACGAAAGTTTGTTGACACTGCAAATATAATAAGACCAATTGCAAAAAAAAACAACGCAGCATTTATTATAAACGACAGGGTTGATATTGCTGTGCTTGTTGGTGCAGACGGGGTTCATCTTGGGCAGGGAGATTTGCCGATAGAAGAGGCAAGAAGGCTCTTGGGAGATGAGAAAATCATCGGCATTTCAACGCACAATGAGGACGAGGCTAAAGATGCACAGACGAGAGGCGCTGATTATATTTCATTCGGACCGATATTTACTACCAAGACAAAAAAGGATGCGCAAGAGCCAAAGGGTATTCTTGAACTTAAAAAAATAAGGACAAAAGTAAATAGCCCCATTGCTGCAATCGGCGGCATAACTTTAGAAAACGCACAGGATGTATATAGGGCAGGGGCAGACTCTGCTGCGGTAATTTCAGATATTTTAAAATCAGATGATATAAAAGACAGGGTTAAAAGATTTATTAGTTTATGA
- the thiD gene encoding bifunctional hydroxymethylpyrimidine kinase/phosphomethylpyrimidine kinase, which translates to MSTVLTIAGSDPSGGAGIQRDLRVFSDFKCNGLSAITALTAQNSKKVNAVFPIPARFVKRQIGVLVEEYKIDGLKTGMLAAEGIVKVVVGFLKRRQQKNIVVDPVFVSTSGYPLLEKKGVARLKSELIPLADIVTPNLFEAHILSGIKINGIDEMHSAAERIKRLGCKAVLVKGGHLHKISNSKSQISNDVLYDGEEFKLFKTRRVQKDLHGTGCILSAGIAAGLANGLDMQSAIKKAKRHVTRMLIQI; encoded by the coding sequence ATGAGCACGGTATTAACCATAGCAGGTTCTGACCCATCAGGCGGGGCAGGTATCCAGAGAGATTTAAGGGTATTCTCGGATTTTAAGTGCAATGGTCTTTCTGCAATAACCGCCCTCACTGCGCAAAATTCAAAAAAGGTAAATGCAGTTTTTCCTATTCCTGCCCGATTTGTCAAAAGACAGATTGGTGTACTTGTTGAAGAATATAAAATAGACGGCTTGAAGACAGGCATGCTTGCAGCAGAGGGGATAGTTAAGGTTGTTGTTGGATTTTTAAAAAGAAGGCAGCAGAAAAACATTGTTGTTGACCCTGTATTTGTCTCAACAAGCGGTTATCCGCTCCTTGAAAAAAAAGGGGTTGCAAGATTGAAAAGCGAACTAATCCCTCTTGCAGACATTGTTACGCCAAATCTCTTTGAGGCGCATATACTTTCTGGGATAAAAATTAATGGCATTGATGAAATGCATTCTGCGGCAGAGAGGATTAAAAGACTTGGTTGTAAGGCTGTGCTTGTTAAGGGAGGACACCTCCATAAAATTTCAAATTCCAAATCCCAAATTTCAAATGATGTGCTATATGATGGCGAGGAATTTAAATTGTTTAAAACAAGAAGGGTTCAAAAAGACTTGCACGGCACAGGGTGCATTCTGTCAGCAGGCATTGCAGCAGGGCTTGCAAATGGGCTGGATATGCAGTCTGCGATTAAAAAAGCAAAAAGGCATGTTACAAGGATGCTAATTCAAATATAG
- the tsaE gene encoding tRNA (adenosine(37)-N6)-threonylcarbamoyltransferase complex ATPase subunit type 1 TsaE, whose protein sequence is MKLEIFNTNSQEETRKLGKKIGAKLKAGDVIALIGDLGSGKTTFVQGLAKGLGVNELVKSPSFTIVNEYKGRMPLYHIDIYRLGSVSELTEAGIEDFFYTDVVTVVEWAEKGLPLLPPEYILIKFYYTGENSRQIEITKAVSGEQ, encoded by the coding sequence GTGAAACTAGAAATCTTTAACACAAACTCTCAAGAAGAAACAAGGAAACTTGGCAAAAAGATTGGCGCTAAACTTAAAGCAGGTGATGTTATTGCCCTTATCGGAGACCTTGGCTCTGGCAAGACAACATTTGTTCAAGGGCTTGCCAAAGGGCTTGGTGTAAATGAACTTGTCAAAAGCCCGTCTTTTACAATAGTAAATGAATATAAGGGGAGGATGCCTTTATATCATATTGACATTTACAGGCTAGGCAGTGTTAGTGAACTGACCGAAGCAGGCATAGAGGATTTTTTTTATACAGATGTAGTAACAGTTGTTGAGTGGGCAGAAAAGGGATTGCCTCTTTTACCGCCAGAATATATTCTTATAAAATTTTATTATACAGGCGAGAATTCAAGACAGATAGAAATCACAAAAGCGGTAAGCGGTGAGCAGTAA
- a CDS encoding NAD(P)H-hydrate dehydratase, translated as MRLLDETAIKRYGIPGIVLMENAGRGAAEIILRRYGGNMQKVSIFAGKGNNGGDGFVIARHLSGGAEITVYLIGEESQVKGDAKTNLEIWEKMDGRIYAVKTADDIKKHASQIRHSHLLVDAIFGTGLENAITGIHRKVIEFINSIGKPVAAIDVPTGLDASTGNVLGACVKADITITMTLPKLGLFIYPGAAHAGEVEIVDIGIPKKLIDEAGIKYETIAPDFIKGVLKKRPENSHKGSFGHLLVLAGSVGKTGAAAMTCLGAMRVGTGLVTLGIPKSLNNIMEKKLTEVMTEPLPETKAKTMGSMSFDKIKALSLDKEAIAIGPGLTTNSDIKELVIKLVQKIKIPMVIDADGVNVLRGVLDILKDANAPIVLTPHPGEMAKLLGISARDVQSDRINIASKAATKNNVIVVLKGARTLIAEPSGRVYINMTGNSGMATAGTGDVLTGIIAGFIAQGYSSIDAARLGVYLHGLAGDCVTEKIGKIGMLATDLLKSLPNVLNEYQG; from the coding sequence GTGAGATTACTTGACGAGACCGCTATTAAAAGGTACGGCATCCCCGGCATTGTGCTGATGGAAAATGCAGGGAGAGGGGCTGCTGAAATTATCTTAAGAAGGTATGGCGGCAATATGCAGAAGGTCAGCATATTTGCAGGCAAGGGCAATAATGGCGGGGATGGTTTTGTAATTGCAAGACACTTGAGCGGCGGCGCAGAGATAACCGTATATCTTATAGGAGAGGAGTCTCAAGTTAAAGGTGATGCAAAGACAAATCTTGAAATCTGGGAAAAAATGGACGGCAGGATTTATGCAGTCAAAACAGCAGATGACATTAAAAAACATGCCTCTCAGATAAGGCACAGCCATCTGCTCGTTGATGCAATCTTTGGCACAGGTCTTGAAAATGCTATAACGGGTATCCATAGAAAGGTCATAGAGTTTATAAATTCTATTGGCAAACCAGTTGCTGCTATAGATGTGCCAACAGGTCTTGACGCATCAACAGGCAATGTGCTTGGGGCATGTGTCAAGGCAGATATAACTATTACTATGACGCTTCCAAAACTTGGTCTATTTATATATCCCGGCGCTGCTCATGCAGGAGAAGTGGAAATAGTTGATATTGGCATACCTAAAAAACTCATTGATGAAGCAGGCATTAAATATGAAACCATTGCTCCTGATTTTATAAAAGGTGTTTTAAAGAAAAGACCTGAAAACTCTCACAAAGGGAGTTTCGGTCACCTCCTTGTTCTGGCAGGTTCTGTTGGCAAAACAGGGGCAGCAGCAATGACTTGTTTGGGTGCCATGAGGGTTGGAACAGGGCTTGTTACACTCGGAATACCCAAAAGCCTTAATAATATTATGGAGAAAAAACTCACAGAGGTTATGACAGAGCCCCTTCCTGAAACAAAGGCAAAGACAATGGGTAGTATGTCGTTTGACAAAATCAAGGCGCTATCTTTAGATAAAGAGGCGATTGCAATAGGTCCGGGTCTTACTACTAATTCAGATATAAAGGAACTTGTCATAAAACTTGTTCAGAAAATTAAGATACCTATGGTCATTGATGCTGATGGGGTAAATGTGTTAAGGGGAGTTTTGGATATATTGAAGGATGCAAATGCACCAATCGTTTTAACTCCACACCCGGGAGAGATGGCAAAGTTACTAGGTATATCTGCAAGGGATGTCCAGTCTGACAGAATAAACATTGCATCAAAGGCTGCAACTAAAAATAATGTTATTGTTGTATTAAAGGGTGCAAGGACTCTAATTGCAGAGCCATCTGGCAGGGTCTATATAAATATGACAGGGAATTCCGGTATGGCAACAGCAGGCACAGGAGATGTTTTAACAGGGATAATTGCAGGTTTTATTGCGCAGGGTTATTCATCTATAGATGCAGCAAGACTTGGTGTGTATCTGCATGGACTTGCAGGTGATTGTGTTACAGAAAAAATCGGCAAGATTGGAATGCTCGCAACAGACCTTTTGAAGAGCCTGCCAAATGTTTTAAATGAATATCAAGGCTAA